A window from Malacoplasma iowae encodes these proteins:
- the hprK gene encoding HPr(Ser) kinase/phosphatase — protein sequence MITWKDIKDKFDYPIVNEGELKPIVSQRVTRTGLEFAGFFSHTDIKAIVLWGKEEFNYLEQYDTNIVTEKLERILKLKPSLIVLSRSFKPFPILIELSKKYNVTVMATNSSSSEINTLINIFLAEALSEIVTLHGNLMEIYGKGVLIIGNSGVGKSETTTELIKKGHMFISDDAVDCRKVFHKLIGSPPKFSKGFMEVRGLGIINVERLFGIEKVKPNSEINIVIELVEFKHNVHNIERLGADLQYKEILGIKLPYYLIPVTSGKKISDLIEVIVANFKLIESGYISFKDFDEKSKSNK from the coding sequence ATGATAACTTGAAAAGACATTAAAGATAAATTTGATTACCCTATTGTTAATGAAGGAGAATTAAAACCTATTGTTTCACAAAGGGTTACAAGAACTGGTTTAGAATTTGCTGGTTTTTTTTCTCACACAGATATAAAAGCTATAGTATTGTGAGGGAAAGAAGAATTTAATTATTTAGAGCAATATGATACAAATATAGTAACTGAAAAATTAGAGAGAATTTTAAAACTAAAACCATCTCTAATTGTTTTATCAAGATCATTTAAACCATTTCCAATTTTAATTGAATTATCTAAAAAATATAATGTTACAGTTATGGCTACAAATTCATCATCATCTGAAATCAATACTCTTATAAATATATTTTTAGCTGAAGCTTTAAGCGAAATAGTTACACTTCATGGTAACTTAATGGAAATATATGGTAAAGGTGTTTTAATTATTGGTAATTCTGGTGTTGGTAAATCTGAAACAACTACTGAGTTAATCAAAAAAGGACATATGTTTATTTCAGATGATGCAGTTGATTGTCGTAAAGTCTTCCACAAGTTAATCGGTTCTCCTCCAAAGTTTTCTAAAGGGTTTATGGAAGTTAGAGGACTTGGAATAATCAATGTTGAAAGATTGTTTGGTATAGAAAAAGTGAAACCAAATTCAGAAATTAATATAGTTATTGAGCTTGTTGAATTTAAACATAATGTTCATAACATTGAAAGACTTGGAGCTGATTTACAATATAAAGAAATACTAGGTATAAAACTACCATATTATTTAATACCTGTTACTAGTGGTAAAAAGATTTCTGATTTAATTGAAGTTATAGTTGCTAATTTTAAACTTATAGAATCAGGATATATTTCCTTTAAAGATTTTGATGAAAAGTCAAAATCAAATAAATAA
- the nusA gene encoding transcription termination factor NusA, with product MNMSKIFTLVDDVAKSKSIEKDRVIEVFKYALEKAYLKEFPDSNVEVIVDDSKGLLELYELKTVVDKSEDDIDDDIEITLEEARKENPKINLNDIYKLRINIDKFERRVATHVLSIFQQKMNEITNVKIFEKFKDDVGKVVSREVDKVEKKYVEVKMEDSIMGVLPPSEQIPNEDIKAGRKYAFLIKNVKEESKGWPIVLSRTDNKLLEFLLKTHVPEIDDGTIEIKAIARVPGNKAKVAIKTNNPNIDAIGTCVGNKGERIKNISKELNNEKIDVFLYDENPKQLLINATSPEQIIGLEITDDEDDPDVKYVTIVCKDDEDLAKMIGKMGVNVKLLSMLTKWNIDIVTQAVAIEDKIDYEDVSSLLPQRNSRRVNVGNNNNNKWNQRNKLNNNNIYSSDDLGNSNYDDNWNSSNSIIDSLTDEDVEKLLNSNDISKKKKKKVELDDEDEVVFISKKDIDNEKSFVNENDYKESESTEENSSTEETKSEAEIIQEEKEEEKEVKTYNNSSESIDDFFDEPNTKEKDDIVKHNVKSSKKPKKEKVNIFDEFDVSEDDYDDSAETIDIDDLDYDDLD from the coding sequence ATGAACATGTCAAAAATTTTTACACTTGTAGATGATGTAGCTAAAAGTAAATCTATTGAAAAAGATAGAGTTATTGAAGTTTTTAAATATGCTTTAGAAAAAGCTTATTTAAAAGAATTTCCAGACTCTAATGTTGAAGTTATTGTTGATGATTCAAAAGGGCTTTTAGAATTATATGAGTTAAAAACTGTTGTTGATAAAAGTGAAGATGATATTGATGATGATATTGAAATAACTTTAGAAGAAGCAAGAAAAGAAAATCCTAAAATTAATTTAAATGACATTTATAAACTTAGAATCAATATTGATAAATTTGAAAGAAGAGTAGCAACTCATGTTTTAAGTATTTTTCAACAAAAAATGAACGAAATAACAAATGTTAAAATATTTGAAAAGTTCAAAGATGATGTTGGTAAAGTTGTTTCTAGAGAAGTTGATAAAGTAGAAAAAAAATATGTTGAAGTAAAAATGGAAGATTCAATTATGGGGGTTTTGCCACCTTCTGAACAAATTCCTAATGAAGACATAAAAGCTGGTAGAAAATATGCTTTTCTTATCAAAAATGTTAAAGAAGAATCTAAAGGTTGACCTATTGTTCTTTCTAGAACAGATAACAAATTATTAGAATTCCTATTAAAAACTCATGTTCCAGAAATTGATGATGGAACAATAGAGATAAAAGCTATTGCCAGAGTTCCTGGTAATAAAGCAAAAGTTGCTATTAAAACTAATAACCCTAATATAGATGCAATTGGTACTTGTGTTGGTAATAAAGGTGAAAGAATTAAAAATATTTCAAAAGAATTAAATAATGAAAAAATTGATGTATTTTTATATGATGAAAATCCAAAGCAATTATTAATAAATGCTACAAGCCCTGAACAAATTATAGGTTTAGAAATAACTGATGATGAAGATGATCCAGATGTTAAATATGTAACTATAGTTTGTAAAGATGATGAAGATTTAGCAAAAATGATTGGTAAGATGGGTGTAAATGTTAAATTGCTTTCTATGTTAACTAAATGAAATATTGATATAGTTACACAGGCTGTTGCAATTGAAGACAAAATTGATTATGAAGATGTGTCTTCTTTATTGCCGCAAAGAAATTCAAGAAGAGTTAATGTTGGAAACAATAACAACAATAAATGAAATCAAAGAAATAAACTTAATAACAATAATATCTACTCTTCAGATGATCTTGGTAATTCAAACTATGATGATAATTGAAATTCATCTAATAGTATAATTGATTCTTTAACTGATGAGGATGTAGAAAAACTTCTTAATTCAAATGATATTTCTAAAAAGAAAAAGAAAAAAGTTGAATTAGATGATGAAGATGAAGTTGTATTCATCAGCAAAAAAGATATTGATAATGAAAAATCATTTGTTAATGAAAATGATTATAAAGAATCAGAATCAACTGAAGAAAATTCTTCAACAGAAGAAACTAAATCAGAAGCTGAAATAATTCAAGAAGAAAAAGAAGAAGAAAAAGAAGTAAAAACGTACAACAATTCTTCTGAAAGTATAGATGATTTTTTTGATGAACCTAATACAAAAGAAAAAGATGATATTGTAAAACACAATGTAAAAAGTTCTAAAAAACCAAAAAAAGAAAAAGTTAACATCTTTGATGAATTTGATGTTTCAGAAGATGATTATGATGATTCAGCTGAAACAATTGATATTGATGACTTAGATTATGATGATCTAGACTAA
- the trxB gene encoding thioredoxin-disulfide reductase — translation MRVDTNYINNPHFYDLIIIGSGPAGLTAAIYGQRANLKTAFIEKDTPGGKVVKTGFVENYPGFEQINGPDLAMNFFKQATSLGSKFIYGEVINIFKVNDIFHITTSDNMVRYAKAVIIASGMSEKKLGVEGENKYYGRGVSYCAVCDAALYKNKTVAVIGGGNTALEESLFLADIVGKVYLIHRRQGFRADESVVLKVKNNKKIELILDTVPLEFIGDGKKINSIKIKNVLTNEESIKEVECIFPFIGFIPVNNFLGKLDVKNENGFIIVDENMQTNVEGLFCAGDILSKNIRQISTAISDGTIAALSAKKFIEEKFE, via the coding sequence ATGAGAGTTGATACTAACTATATTAACAATCCGCATTTTTATGATCTTATTATAATTGGAAGTGGACCTGCTGGTTTAACCGCTGCAATTTATGGACAAAGAGCAAATTTAAAAACAGCATTTATTGAAAAAGATACTCCGGGTGGTAAAGTTGTTAAAACTGGTTTTGTTGAAAACTATCCTGGTTTTGAACAAATTAATGGCCCAGATTTAGCTATGAATTTTTTTAAACAAGCTACAAGCCTTGGATCTAAATTTATTTATGGTGAAGTTATCAACATATTTAAAGTTAATGATATTTTTCACATAACAACTAGTGATAATATGGTAAGGTATGCAAAAGCTGTAATTATTGCAAGTGGAATGAGTGAAAAAAAACTTGGTGTAGAAGGTGAAAATAAATATTATGGAAGAGGAGTTTCATATTGTGCTGTTTGTGATGCTGCTTTATATAAAAACAAAACTGTTGCTGTGATAGGTGGTGGAAATACAGCTCTTGAAGAATCTTTATTTTTAGCTGATATTGTTGGGAAGGTTTATTTAATTCATAGAAGACAAGGCTTTAGAGCTGATGAATCTGTTGTTTTAAAAGTTAAAAATAATAAAAAAATTGAGTTGATTTTAGATACTGTTCCACTTGAATTTATAGGTGATGGAAAAAAAATTAATTCAATAAAAATTAAAAATGTTTTAACAAACGAAGAATCAATTAAAGAAGTTGAATGTATTTTTCCTTTTATTGGTTTTATACCTGTTAACAATTTTTTAGGTAAGCTAGATGTTAAAAATGAAAATGGATTCATTATTGTTGATGAAAATATGCAAACAAATGTAGAAGGTTTATTTTGTGCTGGTGATATTTTATCAAAAAATATTAGACAAATATCAACTGCTATTTCTGATGGGACAATAGCTGCTTTATCTGCTAAAAAATTTATTGAAGAAAAATTTGAATAG
- the rbfA gene encoding 30S ribosome-binding factor RbfA: MNSKTIKIERLESQIKEIINETIVREIYDDLIKKATIVDVRLTNDKSIAKIYISCYPKELTDAVLKKITSATGFFRKMLSMQLTLRKVPNLIFVKDNASENYEIIEDILRKIKEQ, translated from the coding sequence ATGAATAGTAAAACGATAAAAATTGAGAGATTAGAATCACAAATTAAAGAAATCATAAATGAAACAATTGTAAGAGAAATTTATGATGATTTAATTAAAAAGGCAACTATTGTCGATGTAAGATTAACAAATGATAAAAGTATTGCTAAAATATATATAAGTTGCTATCCAAAAGAATTGACTGATGCAGTTTTAAAAAAGATAACTTCAGCAACTGGTTTTTTTAGAAAAATGTTATCTATGCAATTAACACTAAGAAAAGTTCCAAATCTTATATTTGTAAAAGATAATGCTTCGGAAAATTATGAAATAATAGAAGATATACTTAGAAAAATTAAGGAGCAATAA
- a CDS encoding IS30 family transposase — protein MKTYKDLTKEERCLIYFLWNKEKYSMNKIAKILNKNKSTISRELKRNTSSTGIYYSSTAHKKYIRRKSNCHMFFMLKYKNFTDLFIQKFNPKSHGVEATIFWIKENYPLVKVPSARQVFRWINSKIWKIQRRDCLRRKYVKGKRRKIGIFSKIDGKYCIPYSLRPEKINNRKEFGHWEADLIVSKRQSGYYHLLTLVERKTRLAIIRKIKGKNARSMMAKMYTIIRDEKLPIKSITVDNGLEFQMMGITAKQFNFKVYYCQPYSSFQRGSNENINGIVRRWYKKGTDFSLVSEDKIKTLEWKVNNIPRKMFGYKTAYQMYQENI, from the coding sequence ATGAAAACTTATAAAGATTTAACAAAAGAAGAAAGATGCTTAATTTATTTTCTTTGAAATAAAGAAAAATATTCTATGAATAAGATTGCAAAAATCTTAAATAAAAACAAATCAACAATATCAAGAGAATTAAAAAGAAACACATCTTCAACAGGGATTTATTATTCATCAACTGCTCACAAAAAATACATTAGAAGAAAATCAAATTGTCATATGTTTTTTATGTTGAAGTACAAAAACTTCACAGATCTTTTTATTCAAAAATTTAATCCTAAATCTCATGGTGTAGAAGCTACAATTTTTTGAATAAAAGAAAACTATCCGTTAGTTAAAGTTCCAAGTGCTAGGCAAGTATTTAGATGAATCAATAGCAAGATTTGAAAGATACAAAGAAGAGATTGTTTAAGAAGAAAATATGTTAAAGGAAAAAGAAGAAAAATAGGTATATTTTCTAAAATTGATGGAAAATACTGCATTCCTTATAGTCTAAGACCAGAAAAGATAAACAATAGAAAAGAATTTGGACATTGAGAAGCTGATCTAATAGTTAGTAAAAGGCAAAGTGGTTATTACCACTTATTGACATTAGTGGAAAGAAAAACAAGGTTGGCAATTATTAGAAAAATAAAAGGGAAGAACGCTAGATCAATGATGGCTAAAATGTATACCATTATTCGAGATGAAAAACTCCCAATAAAAAGCATCACTGTTGATAATGGGTTAGAGTTTCAAATGATGGGAATAACTGCAAAACAATTCAACTTTAAAGTTTATTATTGCCAACCTTATTCTTCATTCCAAAGAGGGTCCAACGAGAACATAAATGGGATAGTTAGAAGATGATATAAAAAAGGAACTGACTTCAGTTTAGTAAGTGAAGA
- a CDS encoding DUF448 domain-containing protein — protein sequence MNKKNDKQVFRKCVLLKKTFDKNELIKITYVKSSNKVYVDLKNKYKGKSIYFHIDKLKEIQIENIVKIVNKKFKVLINDDELDILKELFK from the coding sequence ATGAATAAAAAAAATGATAAACAAGTTTTTAGAAAATGTGTTTTATTAAAAAAGACTTTTGACAAAAATGAGTTAATCAAAATCACATATGTAAAATCATCTAACAAAGTTTATGTTGATTTAAAAAACAAATATAAAGGTAAATCTATTTACTTTCATATTGATAAATTGAAAGAAATACAAATTGAGAACATTGTTAAAATAGTTAATAAAAAATTTAAGGTTTTAATTAATGATGATGAACTTGATATTTTAAAAGAATTATTCAAATAG
- the infB gene encoding translation initiation factor IF-2, with protein MKKNGNNKNNKKDNRKSFDLKSQFKKVETGIQDGVFVYVEPLSISEFASKLNKPSSEIIKYLFLKGVACNLNTILTEEQMGEICLELGYDFRKEIQINEDNFFEQIVIKDDEKDLEKRPPIITIMGHVDHGKTTLLDTIRKTNVASNEAGGITQNIGAYQVNWKNNVITFFDTPGHEAFSSMRARGADLTDIVILVVAADDGLKPQTEEAIDHAKYAKVPIIVFINKMDKPNPNVEKVLSQLADKGVMCEEWGGNSIVVKGSALNNQGIDELLEAIILTSEMMDLKANKKRLANGVTIEAYVDKGLGPVANILVQSGTLQVGDYILVGEYWGKIRKMLDSHNRELKEAGPSMPVKISGLNGAPNAGDKWIVTKDEKLIKDLASKISANTTKRKLAALNQLTSLKKEDSSEIKELNVILKADVQGSVEALKATLSDIEVEGAKINIIRSSVGAISESDVNLAKTAKAKLFSFNMKPNSQVIEFANSMDVEIKVFNIIYEVKNDVEKMLKGTLDPIFEEVEVGQVEIKQLWTHSSIGTIAGCRVISGEIIRNGLVRLIRNKEVIVENKKISSLKHGKESISSASAGKECGFTVDDFNSFEVGDIVTIYKMVEKTHE; from the coding sequence ATGAAAAAGAACGGTAATAACAAAAATAACAAAAAAGATAATAGAAAAAGTTTTGACTTAAAATCACAATTTAAAAAGGTTGAAACAGGAATACAAGATGGAGTGTTTGTTTATGTTGAACCGCTTTCAATTAGTGAATTTGCTTCTAAACTAAACAAACCATCATCAGAAATTATTAAATATTTATTTCTTAAAGGTGTGGCTTGTAATTTAAACACAATTTTAACTGAAGAACAAATGGGGGAAATTTGTCTTGAATTAGGATATGACTTTAGAAAAGAAATTCAAATTAATGAAGATAATTTCTTTGAACAAATAGTTATTAAAGATGATGAAAAAGATCTTGAAAAAAGACCCCCTATAATAACTATTATGGGTCATGTTGACCATGGTAAAACAACACTTTTAGATACAATTAGAAAAACTAATGTTGCATCAAATGAAGCTGGTGGTATTACACAAAATATTGGTGCATATCAAGTTAATTGAAAAAATAATGTAATTACATTTTTTGATACTCCAGGTCATGAAGCTTTTTCATCAATGAGAGCAAGAGGTGCTGATTTAACTGATATAGTTATTTTAGTTGTTGCAGCAGATGATGGTTTAAAACCACAAACAGAAGAAGCAATAGACCATGCGAAATATGCTAAAGTTCCAATCATTGTTTTTATTAACAAAATGGATAAACCAAATCCTAATGTTGAAAAGGTTTTATCTCAATTAGCTGATAAAGGCGTTATGTGTGAGGAATGAGGCGGAAATTCTATTGTTGTAAAAGGTTCAGCACTTAATAATCAAGGTATTGATGAATTATTAGAAGCAATTATTTTAACTTCTGAAATGATGGATTTAAAAGCTAATAAAAAACGTCTTGCTAATGGTGTAACAATAGAAGCTTATGTTGATAAAGGATTAGGTCCTGTAGCAAATATTTTAGTTCAAAGTGGTACTTTACAAGTTGGTGATTATATCCTTGTTGGTGAATACTGAGGAAAAATTAGAAAAATGCTAGATTCTCATAACAGAGAATTGAAAGAAGCTGGTCCATCTATGCCAGTTAAAATTAGTGGTTTAAATGGTGCTCCAAATGCTGGTGATAAATGAATTGTTACAAAAGATGAAAAATTAATTAAAGATTTAGCATCTAAGATTTCAGCAAACACTACAAAAAGAAAACTTGCAGCTTTAAATCAACTAACTTCTTTAAAGAAAGAAGATTCATCAGAAATTAAAGAACTAAATGTAATCTTGAAAGCAGATGTTCAAGGTTCAGTGGAAGCTTTAAAAGCAACATTAAGTGACATTGAAGTTGAAGGAGCAAAAATAAATATTATAAGATCATCAGTTGGAGCTATATCTGAATCAGATGTGAATTTAGCAAAAACAGCTAAAGCTAAATTATTTTCTTTTAACATGAAACCAAATTCACAAGTTATTGAATTTGCTAATTCAATGGATGTTGAAATTAAAGTATTTAATATTATTTATGAAGTAAAAAATGATGTTGAAAAAATGTTAAAAGGTACACTTGATCCAATATTTGAAGAAGTTGAAGTTGGACAAGTTGAAATTAAACAACTTTGAACTCACTCATCAATTGGAACGATTGCTGGTTGTAGGGTTATAAGCGGGGAAATAATAAGAAATGGTTTAGTTAGACTTATTAGAAATAAAGAAGTAATTGTAGAAAATAAAAAAATATCTTCTTTAAAACATGGTAAAGAATCTATATCATCAGCAAGTGCTGGTAAAGAGTGTGGTTTTACTGTTGATGATTTTAATTCATTTGAAGTTGGCGATATTGTTACAATATATAAAATGGTAGAAAAAACTCATGAATAG
- the lgt gene encoding prolipoprotein diacylglyceryl transferase → MDWNLSNITSSVLNALDPVAFKLGTLEVRWYGIFIFIGFVLAIILACVKLAKWYKVPYDPFFYFIFIGVPVSILGARLWSFIIGDAQVQPGSNFFVDYWDFQGGGLAIQGGVMFTVLAACIWFPYILRKPKYNVKTSFNNNTYVRQVSMWVYADAIIPCILVGQIIGRWGNFFNQEVYGSIVTNPEVSFAWLKTVMPGVYYNMFIDGSFRQPLFLYESFSNFWVFLILYFGFEFIKFRKAGDIGISYFIFYGIIRLIMEPFRDSKFGFVTSIVTSVLFIVFGITLLVLNHLVIAKNRKTKVLFMLWVKTKYYLNFNNWKSIRTNNLSNSNNKKEIKKPKTYGYLKPPAFTRSEEEMLFYNNH, encoded by the coding sequence ATGGATTGAAACTTATCTAATATTACATCATCAGTTTTAAATGCTTTAGATCCAGTGGCATTTAAACTTGGAACCTTAGAGGTTAGATGGTATGGTATTTTTATTTTTATAGGATTTGTTTTGGCTATTATTTTAGCTTGTGTTAAATTAGCTAAATGATATAAAGTTCCATATGATCCTTTCTTTTATTTTATTTTTATAGGTGTTCCAGTTTCTATTCTTGGTGCTAGGCTATGAAGTTTTATAATCGGTGACGCACAAGTTCAACCGGGTAGTAACTTCTTTGTTGATTATTGGGATTTTCAAGGTGGTGGACTTGCAATTCAAGGTGGGGTAATGTTTACTGTCTTGGCTGCTTGTATTTGATTCCCATATATATTAAGAAAACCTAAATATAATGTAAAAACAAGTTTTAATAACAATACATATGTAAGACAAGTATCAATGTGAGTTTATGCAGATGCTATTATTCCATGTATTCTTGTAGGCCAAATTATTGGTCGTTGAGGTAATTTTTTTAATCAAGAAGTTTATGGTTCTATTGTTACAAATCCAGAAGTTAGTTTTGCTTGATTAAAAACAGTAATGCCAGGAGTTTATTATAATATGTTTATTGATGGTTCTTTCCGTCAACCATTGTTTTTATATGAGTCTTTTTCAAATTTTTGAGTTTTTTTAATTTTATATTTTGGATTTGAATTCATAAAATTTAGAAAAGCTGGTGATATAGGTATTTCATATTTCATTTTCTATGGAATTATAAGACTTATTATGGAACCATTTAGAGATAGTAAGTTTGGTTTTGTAACATCAATTGTAACTTCTGTTTTATTTATAGTTTTTGGAATTACATTGTTAGTTTTAAATCATTTAGTTATTGCTAAAAATAGAAAAACAAAAGTTTTGTTTATGCTGTGAGTGAAAACTAAATACTATTTAAATTTTAATAATTGAAAATCAATTAGAACAAATAATTTATCAAACTCAAATAATAAAAAAGAAATAAAAAAACCTAAAACTTATGGCTATTTAAAACCACCTGCTTTCACTAGAAGTGAAGAAGAAATGTTATTTTATAACAATCATTAA